From Thermoflavifilum aggregans, a single genomic window includes:
- a CDS encoding ATP-dependent Clp protease adaptor ClpS produces the protein MGKPITHPEGNPDTAGTLAAWYELIVWNDDVNTFDWVIESLMEICHHTLEQATQCAYIIHFKGKYAVRKGSYELLHPMKHALTDRGIQATLSACGEEI, from the coding sequence ATGGGAAAGCCCATCACACACCCCGAAGGGAATCCGGATACTGCGGGTACCCTTGCCGCATGGTATGAACTCATCGTATGGAATGATGATGTGAATACTTTTGACTGGGTTATCGAATCATTGATGGAAATTTGTCATCATACCCTGGAACAAGCTACCCAGTGTGCTTATATCATCCATTTCAAAGGGAAATATGCTGTCAGAAAAGGATCCTATGAGTTGCTGCATCCCATGAAGCATGCACTCACGGATCGTGGCATCCAGGCCACCCTTTCAGCTTGCGGAGAAGAAATTTAA
- a CDS encoding aldo/keto reductase: MEYRILGKTNLQLSVVTFGAWAIGGWMWGGTDIKEAEEAIHAAYHEGITSFDTAPVYGQGLSEEIVGRALKAYPRDKVQILTKYGMRWDLEKGEFAFLSKNNEGREIKIYKYAGKESVIKECEDSLRRLQTDYIDLYQIHWPDSTTPVEETMEAVQRLIEQGKVRYAGVCNYSVELLRRAHAAIDLASDQVPYSMVRRDIEKDVVPYCLEHQLGILAYSPLQRGLLTGKYQPDHAFREGDTRPDTPYFKPENIRRINAFLDRIKPIAQDRGVTLSQLVVRWTVQQLGITVALVGARNAQQAKENARAGTFTLTEEEIQKINQELAQLVLV; the protein is encoded by the coding sequence ATGGAATACAGAATTTTAGGCAAAACAAATCTGCAACTATCAGTAGTTACTTTCGGTGCCTGGGCTATCGGCGGATGGATGTGGGGCGGAACCGATATCAAAGAAGCAGAAGAAGCTATTCATGCTGCTTATCACGAAGGTATCACATCTTTTGACACTGCACCGGTGTATGGACAGGGATTGAGTGAGGAGATTGTAGGCAGGGCTTTGAAAGCTTATCCGCGCGACAAGGTGCAGATCCTTACGAAATACGGCATGCGCTGGGATCTGGAAAAAGGAGAGTTTGCCTTTTTGAGTAAAAATAACGAAGGCAGGGAAATTAAAATCTACAAATATGCCGGCAAGGAAAGCGTGATCAAAGAATGTGAAGATAGCCTGCGCCGCCTGCAAACAGATTATATTGATTTGTATCAGATTCACTGGCCAGATTCTACCACACCCGTGGAAGAAACCATGGAGGCCGTGCAGCGGCTGATCGAGCAGGGAAAGGTGCGGTATGCCGGTGTCTGCAATTATTCCGTGGAGCTACTCCGCAGGGCTCATGCAGCGATTGACCTGGCTTCCGATCAGGTGCCCTACAGCATGGTGCGCCGGGATATTGAAAAGGATGTGGTGCCTTATTGCTTGGAACACCAGCTGGGCATTCTGGCTTACAGCCCCCTGCAACGCGGTTTACTCACCGGTAAATATCAGCCCGATCATGCATTTCGGGAAGGAGATACGCGGCCTGACACGCCCTATTTCAAACCTGAAAACATCCGCAGGATCAATGCTTTCCTGGATCGAATTAAACCCATTGCACAGGATAGGGGCGTTACGTTATCACAACTGGTGGTGAGATGGACCGTACAGCAACTCGGCATCACCGTGGCACTGGTAGGAGCCCGCAACGCCCAACAAGCCAAAGAAAATGCCCGTGCAGGAACATTTACACTTACAGAAGAAGAAATCCAAAAAATCAATCAGGAATTAGCACAACTTGTGTTAGTTTAG